A genome region from Ctenopharyngodon idella isolate HZGC_01 chromosome 5, HZGC01, whole genome shotgun sequence includes the following:
- the rhbdd3 gene encoding rhomboid domain-containing protein 3: MLDHLFSTWMWFGSNRPGYCSGTLLIVILILSTWLCGIHASLSLGPGGEFPGFYDFIFYVFSNEELASFLYNITLLLWIGPCQERRWGTFVFLALSFISTVLLPPIYALFLFVTGDEASRVSGYSATHLALLTAQCRQVKQRRVLRFVPVWFLPWLVLLLNLFLLPSAPGLLHFYAICLGLNYNNEFIEILEQIERLGACACLPKWAYIPVTSHPHLPVYHNTSIRPEPSTSRSQLEDHSAWQHSVSQWHQEPLLATDSQLLEEQMLRAGILASLHDAPEGAADKVEVPKSSVSSLRLQQLEKMGFPTEKAVVALAATGQLDGAISLLIDDQIGEEAVVISKGKKSSSTS, from the exons ATGCTTGATCATCTTTTTTCGACATGGATGTGGTTTGGATCAAACCGGCCAGGATATTGTAGTGGAACATTATTAATAGTCATATTAATTTTGTCGACTTGGCTCTGTGGTATTCACGCCAGTTTAAGTTTAGGACCAGGTGGGGAATTTCCTGGATTTTATG ATTTTATCTTTTACGTCTTCAGTAATGAGGAGTTGGCCTCATTTCTCTACAACATCACCCTGCTGCTGTGGATCGGACCCTGTCAGGAGAGAAGATGGGGCACTTTTGTCTTCCTAGCTCTCTCCTTTATATCCACTGTGCTCCTTCCACCTATTTATGCTCTATTTCTCTTTGTTACCGGGGATGAAGCCAGCAGGGTTAGTGGATACTCAGCAACCCACCTTGCCCTGCTCACAGCTCAGTGTCGGCAGGTGAAGCAGAGAAGGGTCCTGCGCTTTGTTCCTGTCTGGTTCTTGCCTTGGCTCGTCTTGCTCCTCAACCTCTTTCTGCTTCCCAGTGCTCCAGGCCTGCTGCATTTTTATGCCATTTGCCTGGGACTCAACT ACAATAATGAGTTTATTGAAATACTGGAGCAGATAGAGAGACTGGGTGCATGTGCCTGCTTGCCAAAATGGGCCTACATCCCTGTTACCTCTCATCCACACTTGCCAGTTTACCACAACACCTCAATAAG ACCAGAGCCTTCAACCAGTAGATCCCAGTTGGAAGATCATTCGGCATGGCAGCATTCTGTGTCACAGTGGCATCAGGAGCCTTTGTTGGCAACAGATTCACAGTTGTTAGAGGAGCAGATGCTGAGAGCAGGGATATTAGCATCACTCCACGACGCACCTGAGGGTGCAGCGGACAAAGTGGAAGTACCCAAGTCCTCAGTCTCCTCATTACG GTTGCAACAACTGGAGAAGATGGGTTTCCCCACAGAGAAAGCTGTTGTGGCTCTGGCCGCTACAGGGCAGTTGGATGGAGCGATCTCTCTGCTAATTGATGATCAGATTGGGGAGGAGGCTGTGGTCATTTCTAAAGGGAAGAAGTCATCATCAACGTCATAG